Genomic segment of Mucilaginibacter sabulilitoris:
AGAAAGTTAATATTATCGTAACATTTTTCGCCTCGAACCCGTGCTGCTGAAATTAATTGAACAGAACAATTTGCTTAAATATGCCAAAACATAAGGTTAAATACAGATTTAAGTGTAAATTAGAACTAAAATTTTAACGTTTCTAACATAATAGAATGACTGTATAAATACCCGCTTTATTTTTTTATCAATAAATTATTTATTCAGTTGGCTTTTATTTTTTGGAATCCGCTTACACGATTGGCTTCTGTTACGTGGGCGATAACCCCGCCCCAAAGTGTTTACAAATTTAAGAAACTAAGTTTTTTATACTTTATTTTCATTTCGCTAAGTGCATCAGCACAACAACAAAGTAATACCGTAACACAGGTAAGCGGGCGTATTACCGATGCCGCATCCGGGGCGCCGCTTGCGTATATCCGGGTCAATTTTACAGGCAGTTCTTACAATACAACTTCCGATAAGCATGGCAATTATTCATTAAGCGCTCCCGGCTCATTTAACCAGGTATCCTATTCGTCTATGGGATATATAACCGAATTCAGGAAAATTGATCCCGGGCAGGTCAATAACGTATCTGTTAAACTCAGGTATGCTGAAACCCAGTTAAAAGAAGTCAAAATAACATCTGCAAAAAGTAAACGGTACCGCAACAAAGGAAATCCCGCTGTTGAACTCATTCAGCAGGTTATTGATCATAAAGACAGTAACCGGATGCAAAGTTCAAATTACCTGCAGTATGATCTGTATGAACGTATCGGGCTTTCATTTTTCAACCTTTCCAACAAATTCCTGAACGGGCGCTTTTTCAGCAAGTACAAGTTCATGCTGGATACAACTTCAAAAATAAAAGGGCAAACGCAAACTTCGTTACCTGTCTTTTTTAGCGAAAAACTGTTTCAAAACTATTATCGCAAAGATCCCTCAACGTCTATCCAGATCCTTAATGCTCAAAAACAAACCAACATCCTTAAATTTATCGATACCACAGGGCTCGATATTTATGTCAACCGCCTTTATGGTAATAATGTTGATATCTATTCAAATAACATTTTTATTATCAATAGGCAGTTTCTGAGCCCGATTGCAAACCACGCACCAGACTTTTATAAGTTTTTTATTACTGATACTGTTAAAACAACCGCCGAAAAATTAATAGAAATCAGCTTTACCCCACGCACCAGAGGCGACCTTTTGTTTGAGGGTAGGTTATACGTTACAATGGATGGAAAATATGCCGTTAAATCGTGCGAACTGAATGTAAATAAAGAGATCAATCTCAATTTTCTGCGCAGCCTCAAAATACAACTGGATTTTAAGCGTGACTCAGATCGTTATTTCCTGGTAAAAAGCGATGTTAAAGCTGATTTTGGTCTTTTAAAGGAGAAAGGGATGGGGGTATTTGGTGAACGCACGGCCGTATTTTCCAACTATAAATTAAATGCCCCGCAGCCCAACGCCTTTTATGAGGGAAAAAGTCAACAGGTTCTTGAAAACTCTAACAAGGCTGACACAGGTTATTGGGCTCATCACCGCCCGGATACATTAACCGCCCAGCAGGCTACTGTATATGCGCATATTACTAAATTAGAGAATATGCCCTCATTTAAAAGAACCACGTGGATCGCTTCTGCACTTACCGGAGGTTACGCCAATGTCGGGCCGGTGCAGTTAGGACCTCTTGGGTCTACTTATGCATACGATTCGCAGGAGGGTTCCCGGCTACAGATAGGCGGAAGAACAACACCCCAGTTTAGCAAGGTTATTTATCTGGAAGATCACATAGCTTATGGTTTTAGGGATAAACAGGTAAAATACAACCTTAACACCTATTTTTCGCTAAACAAGGTGTCTGCTTTCCGGTTCCCTCATGACTATTTTAAAATAAGCTACCGGTACGATGCCGACCTGCCGGGACAAAGCCTGACCATTATTCCTGAACAAGCTGCACTTACATCTTTCAGTACAGGCAGAACTGCTTATTGGTTGTATAACAAAACCTATACAGCTGCTTACGTACGGGACTTT
This window contains:
- a CDS encoding DUF5686 family protein yields the protein MAFIFWNPLTRLASVTWAITPPQSVYKFKKLSFLYFIFISLSASAQQQSNTVTQVSGRITDAASGAPLAYIRVNFTGSSYNTTSDKHGNYSLSAPGSFNQVSYSSMGYITEFRKIDPGQVNNVSVKLRYAETQLKEVKITSAKSKRYRNKGNPAVELIQQVIDHKDSNRMQSSNYLQYDLYERIGLSFFNLSNKFLNGRFFSKYKFMLDTTSKIKGQTQTSLPVFFSEKLFQNYYRKDPSTSIQILNAQKQTNILKFIDTTGLDIYVNRLYGNNVDIYSNNIFIINRQFLSPIANHAPDFYKFFITDTVKTTAEKLIEISFTPRTRGDLLFEGRLYVTMDGKYAVKSCELNVNKEINLNFLRSLKIQLDFKRDSDRYFLVKSDVKADFGLLKEKGMGVFGERTAVFSNYKLNAPQPNAFYEGKSQQVLENSNKADTGYWAHHRPDTLTAQQATVYAHITKLENMPSFKRTTWIASALTGGYANVGPVQLGPLGSTYAYDSQEGSRLQIGGRTTPQFSKVIYLEDHIAYGFRDKQVKYNLNTYFSLNKVSAFRFPHDYFKISYRYDADLPGQSLTIIPEQAALTSFSTGRTAYWLYNKTYTAAYVRDFENHFSFNIAFRNWNQQPAAALRFRSNNPDHNLIHDLTTSEVELNMRYAPHEQIIQGTEERHTIHSRYPIFNLQVSHAFKGVFNGAYTYNNVTANIYKRFYMSQLGYSDITLLGSITTGKVPFPLLSILRANQSIAYDPDAYNKMNYLEFVSDHYVGLNFTHSFSGFILNKIPLIRRLKWREYLSFKVLYGGLRNENNPLFSKDLYQFPVGSNGSNGTFALGDTPYIEGGVGIGNILKFLRIDVIKRFNYLDHPAVSPYGVKLSFSPHL